A single genomic interval of Litoreibacter ponti harbors:
- the hisD gene encoding histidinol dehydrogenase, whose translation MAIEYLKRGKPETERAEDDSKVRAIVEETLKDIETRGDAAVRELSEKFDNYSPPSYRLSLDEIEALIAQVDPRDMEDLKFAQAQVKAFAEAQRASMTDIEVEPMPGVILGHKNIPVQSVGCYVPAGKFPMVASAHMSVATASVAGVPRIIACTPPFQGQPNPAVIAAMHLGGAHEIYVLGGMQGIGAMALGTETIEPVHMLVGPGNAFVAEAKRQLFGRVGIDLFAGPTETMVIADDTVDGELCATDLLGQAEHGYNSPAVLLTNSRKLAEDTMREIDRLLEILPTQETASKSWEDYGEIILCDTYEEMLEVADDIASEHVQVMTDRDDWFLEHMTCYGALFLGARTNVANGDKVIGTNHTLPTKKAGRYTGGLWVGKFLKTHSYQKVTTDEAAADIGAYCSRLCLLEGFVGHAEQANVRVRRYGGINVPYGGPAPYKDAAE comes from the coding sequence ATGGCGATCGAGTATCTCAAGCGCGGCAAACCCGAAACCGAGCGGGCCGAGGATGACAGCAAGGTTCGCGCAATCGTCGAAGAGACCCTGAAAGACATCGAAACCCGGGGCGATGCCGCCGTGCGAGAGTTATCGGAGAAGTTCGACAACTACTCCCCCCCTTCCTATCGCCTGAGCCTCGACGAGATCGAAGCGCTCATCGCGCAGGTCGATCCGCGCGACATGGAAGACCTGAAATTCGCACAGGCACAAGTCAAGGCATTTGCCGAGGCCCAGCGCGCCTCGATGACCGATATCGAAGTGGAACCGATGCCCGGCGTGATCCTCGGCCACAAGAACATCCCCGTGCAAAGTGTTGGCTGCTACGTGCCTGCGGGCAAGTTCCCGATGGTGGCGTCCGCCCATATGTCCGTGGCGACGGCGAGCGTGGCGGGCGTGCCGCGCATCATCGCCTGCACGCCGCCCTTTCAGGGCCAGCCGAACCCAGCAGTGATCGCAGCCATGCATCTGGGCGGCGCGCATGAGATCTATGTGCTGGGCGGCATGCAGGGCATCGGGGCCATGGCGCTCGGCACCGAGACGATTGAGCCCGTGCACATGCTCGTCGGCCCCGGCAATGCGTTTGTGGCGGAAGCCAAGCGCCAGCTGTTCGGGCGCGTGGGCATCGACCTGTTTGCGGGCCCCACGGAAACGATGGTGATCGCCGACGACACGGTCGATGGCGAACTTTGTGCCACCGATCTGCTGGGTCAGGCGGAGCATGGCTACAATTCCCCCGCCGTCCTGCTGACCAACTCGCGCAAGCTGGCCGAGGACACGATGCGCGAGATCGATCGGCTGCTTGAAATCCTGCCCACACAGGAGACCGCGTCGAAATCCTGGGAGGATTACGGCGAGATCATCTTGTGCGACACCTACGAGGAGATGCTGGAGGTCGCCGACGACATCGCCTCCGAGCACGTGCAGGTGATGACCGACCGCGACGACTGGTTCCTGGAGCACATGACCTGCTACGGCGCGCTGTTTCTTGGGGCGCGGACCAACGTGGCCAATGGCGACAAGGTCATCGGCACCAACCACACCCTGCCCACCAAGAAAGCCGGGCGCTACACGGGCGGGCTGTGGGTGGGCAAGTTCCTCAAGACCCACTCCTATCAGAAAGTCACCACGGACGAGGCCGCTGCTGATATTGGCGCCTATTGCTCGCGGCTGTGCCTGCTTGAAGGTTTCGTGGGCCATGCGGAGCAGGCCAATGTGCGCGTGCGCCGTTACGGGGGCATCAATGTTCCCTATGGCGGGCCCGCGCCATACAAAGACGCAGCCGAGTGA
- a CDS encoding DMT family transporter, which yields MSVTVFFAVLTAALLHATWNAMVKGGADKRLNMAGVVIGHTPLALLALVFVPAPAPESYPYILAGMVLHFGYQMFLLGSYKIGDLTQVYPIARGVAPLLVAGVSVVALGVELSGLELLAVITIAIGILSISLVRGADGLRNGKATGMALTTGCFIASYSLVDGMGARVSGSAVGFYAWLGLANAAIFALYMAVTTPQVLRDMPRKGAKLFWIGGGASFLAYSLVIWSFTQAPIALVTALRETSIIFALLIGVLLMGERLSLGKILSTAITLAGVVLLRAGKS from the coding sequence ATGTCCGTCACCGTTTTCTTCGCTGTGCTCACGGCTGCGCTGCTGCACGCCACGTGGAATGCCATGGTCAAGGGCGGGGCCGACAAGCGGTTGAACATGGCAGGCGTGGTCATCGGCCACACGCCGCTGGCGCTGCTCGCCTTGGTGTTCGTGCCTGCGCCGGCCCCTGAAAGCTACCCCTATATCCTCGCCGGGATGGTGCTGCATTTCGGCTATCAGATGTTCTTGCTGGGCTCCTACAAGATCGGCGATCTGACACAGGTCTATCCCATCGCGCGCGGCGTCGCGCCATTGCTTGTGGCCGGGGTGTCTGTCGTGGCGCTGGGGGTCGAGTTGTCGGGGCTCGAGCTTCTCGCCGTCATCACCATCGCCATCGGCATCCTCAGCATCTCTCTGGTGCGCGGGGCGGACGGGCTGCGCAACGGTAAGGCTACGGGGATGGCGCTGACCACCGGGTGTTTCATCGCCTCCTATTCGCTGGTCGACGGCATGGGCGCGCGGGTGTCGGGCAGCGCCGTTGGCTTCTACGCGTGGCTCGGCCTTGCCAATGCCGCGATCTTCGCGCTCTACATGGCGGTCACGACCCCGCAGGTGCTCCGCGATATGCCGCGCAAGGGGGCCAAGCTGTTCTGGATCGGCGGCGGCGCCTCATTTCTCGCCTACAGCCTCGTGATCTGGTCCTTCACCCAGGCTCCGATTGCGCTGGTCACGGCGCTGCGCGAGACCTCGATCATCTTCGCGCTGCTGATCGGCGTGCTGCTCATGGGAGAGCGGCTGAGCCTCGGCAAAATCCTGTCCACTGCAATCACCTTGGCGGGGGTGGTTCTGCTGCGGGCCGGGAAGAGCTGA
- a CDS encoding heme lyase CcmF/NrfE family subunit: MIPELGQFALSLALIAAIVQSVVPIWGASNGNVLWMRSARASSLVQFVLVAFAFGALMRSYIVSDFTVLNVVQNSHSLKPLIYKISGTWGNHEGSLLLWVLILAAFGAAVAFFGRNIPQTLMARTLSVQAWITVGFISFMVFTSNPFTRVSPPPLDGQDLNPLLQDIGLAIHPPLLYVGYVGFSIVFSFAVAALIEGRVDPAWARWVRPWTLAAWTALTAGIGLGSWWAYYELGWGGWWFWDPVENVSFMPWLLGTALLHSAIVTEKRDTFKSWTILLAILTFSLSLLGTFIVRSGLLTSVHAFAVDPERGVYILGLLAVSIGGSLALFAWRAPAMEGGGLFAPVSREAGLLINNLLLATATATVLFGTLYPLFLEAVTGDKISVGPPFFNASFIPISLALVLVMAVGPFLSWKRADLAGVLSRLKFALALAFVAALVIWYVTTGGPVLAVLAMAIALWLLFATLQEWASRVKLFKPGAWGRIRRQPRASHGMTMAHVGLAVLVMGATGASAWKSDIVTFAEEGTEVQIAGFDLTFEGVEQVRGPNYIAQVGTLNVTRDGEFVTKLYPERRVYPAAGSSTTESDIRQTLAGDLYVSIAEPAAEGAQGKWTLRVLYEPLVNFLWIGTFLLVIGGCLSLSDRRLRVGAPRKSRAGPAIATPAE; encoded by the coding sequence ATGATCCCAGAGCTCGGACAATTTGCGCTTTCCCTCGCCCTGATCGCGGCCATCGTGCAAAGCGTTGTGCCGATCTGGGGGGCCTCTAACGGCAATGTGTTGTGGATGCGGTCTGCGCGGGCCAGCTCGCTGGTGCAATTCGTGCTTGTGGCCTTCGCCTTCGGGGCCCTGATGCGCAGCTACATCGTGTCGGACTTCACCGTGCTGAACGTGGTGCAGAATTCCCATTCGCTTAAACCGCTGATCTACAAGATCTCCGGCACATGGGGCAATCACGAGGGCTCGCTGCTGCTCTGGGTGTTGATCCTCGCGGCCTTCGGCGCGGCGGTGGCCTTTTTCGGGCGCAACATCCCGCAGACGCTGATGGCGCGCACCCTGTCGGTGCAGGCGTGGATCACGGTGGGCTTCATCAGCTTCATGGTGTTCACTTCCAACCCGTTCACCCGCGTCTCGCCGCCGCCGCTGGACGGGCAGGACCTCAACCCGCTGCTGCAGGATATCGGTCTCGCGATCCATCCCCCGCTGCTTTACGTGGGCTATGTCGGCTTCTCAATCGTCTTCTCCTTCGCCGTCGCCGCCCTGATCGAGGGGCGCGTGGATCCCGCATGGGCGCGCTGGGTGCGCCCGTGGACGCTGGCCGCGTGGACTGCGCTGACCGCGGGCATCGGGCTGGGATCGTGGTGGGCCTATTACGAGCTGGGCTGGGGCGGCTGGTGGTTCTGGGACCCGGTCGAGAACGTCTCCTTCATGCCGTGGCTTCTGGGCACAGCCCTACTGCATTCAGCCATCGTGACCGAGAAACGCGATACGTTCAAAAGCTGGACCATCCTGTTGGCGATCTTGACTTTTTCGCTGTCGCTGCTCGGCACCTTCATCGTGCGCTCGGGCCTGCTGACCTCGGTCCATGCGTTCGCCGTCGATCCGGAGAGGGGCGTCTACATTCTTGGCCTTCTGGCCGTATCCATCGGCGGCTCGCTGGCGCTCTTCGCATGGCGCGCCCCCGCGATGGAGGGCGGTGGCTTGTTCGCGCCGGTCTCCCGCGAGGCGGGGCTTTTGATCAACAACCTGCTGCTCGCCACGGCAACCGCGACCGTGCTGTTCGGCACGCTCTACCCGTTGTTTCTGGAAGCGGTCACGGGCGACAAGATCTCCGTCGGCCCACCGTTCTTCAACGCCTCCTTCATTCCGATCTCGCTGGCGCTGGTGCTGGTCATGGCCGTTGGGCCGTTCCTGTCGTGGAAACGCGCAGACCTCGCAGGCGTGCTGTCGCGGCTGAAATTCGCGCTTGCGCTGGCCTTCGTCGCGGCGCTGGTCATCTGGTACGTCACCACCGGTGGACCGGTCCTGGCAGTGCTCGCCATGGCAATCGCCCTCTGGCTGCTATTCGCCACCTTGCAGGAATGGGCGTCGCGCGTGAAACTGTTCAAGCCCGGCGCGTGGGGCCGCATCCGCCGGCAGCCGCGCGCATCCCACGGCATGACCATGGCCCATGTGGGCCTCGCCGTGCTCGTCATGGGGGCCACGGGTGCCTCGGCTTGGAAGTCCGATATCGTCACCTTCGCCGAAGAGGGGACGGAGGTGCAAATCGCGGGCTTCGATCTGACCTTCGAGGGGGTCGAGCAGGTGCGCGGTCCGAACTACATCGCGCAGGTCGGGACCTTGAATGTCACGCGGGACGGCGAATTCGTCACCAAGCTCTACCCGGAACGACGGGTCTATCCCGCCGCGGGCTCCTCCACGACCGAGAGCGATATTCGACAAACGCTCGCGGGCGACCTCTACGTTTCCATCGCCGAGCCCGCCGCCGAAGGGGCGCAGGGCAAATGGACCCTGCGCGTTCTCTACGAGCCGCTGGTGAATTTCTTGTGGATCGGCACCTTCCTGTTGGTGATCGGCGGCTGCCTGTCCCTGTCGGATCGCCGCTTGCGGGTGGGCGCGCCGCGCAAGTCGCGCGCGGGGCCGGCCATCGCGACCCCGGCGGAGTAG
- a CDS encoding DsbE family thiol:disulfide interchange protein translates to MRRLLFALPLVVAIIIGGFAIWGLSGGRDPGAIPSVLISQPVPELALEPVEGVGSPGFTTAELNEIEGIKLLNVFASWCGPCRAEHPILTRIAEEEGVTLIGLNYKDKPEAAAAWLEELGNPYVAVGSDYSGRAGIELGISGVPETFIIDEDGIIRHRMAGPVVGDGRRRFTEILNEVRQ, encoded by the coding sequence ATGAGACGTCTTCTCTTCGCGCTGCCACTGGTGGTGGCCATCATCATCGGCGGCTTTGCCATCTGGGGGTTGTCGGGCGGGCGTGACCCGGGCGCGATTCCCTCCGTGCTGATCTCTCAACCCGTGCCTGAGCTGGCGCTCGAGCCGGTCGAGGGCGTCGGCTCCCCCGGCTTTACGACCGCCGAGCTGAACGAGATCGAGGGCATCAAACTGCTCAACGTCTTTGCCTCGTGGTGCGGCCCATGCCGGGCCGAGCACCCGATCTTGACCCGCATCGCGGAAGAAGAGGGGGTGACCCTGATCGGTCTGAACTACAAGGACAAGCCCGAAGCCGCCGCGGCCTGGCTCGAAGAGCTGGGCAATCCATATGTCGCCGTCGGCTCCGACTATTCGGGCCGCGCGGGGATCGAGCTGGGCATCTCGGGTGTGCCAGAAACCTTCATCATCGACGAGGACGGTATCATCCGCCACCGCATGGCTGGCCCTGTGGTGGGCGACGGCCGCCGCCGCTTCACGGAAATCCTCAACGAGGTTCGCCAGTGA
- a CDS encoding cytochrome c-type biogenesis protein, translating into MKRLLMILCLLLATPLMAVEPDEVLDDPALEERARAISANVRCVVCQNEPIDSSNAGVARDLRVLIRERLVAGDTNQQVYDFLVLRYGDFVLFKPPFKPSTYALWIGPFAILFLGILAVVVMLARRPRAPASATTGLSSEEQDALDKLLKEDPPK; encoded by the coding sequence GTGAAGCGCCTGCTGATGATCCTGTGCCTGTTGCTCGCGACACCGCTGATGGCGGTGGAGCCAGACGAGGTACTCGATGACCCCGCGCTCGAAGAACGGGCCCGGGCGATCTCGGCCAATGTGCGCTGCGTCGTGTGCCAGAACGAGCCCATCGACAGCTCCAACGCGGGCGTCGCGCGCGACCTGCGCGTGCTGATCCGCGAGCGGCTTGTGGCCGGTGACACCAATCAGCAGGTCTATGACTTCCTCGTGCTGCGCTACGGCGATTTCGTGCTGTTCAAGCCGCCCTTCAAGCCCTCGACCTATGCGCTGTGGATCGGGCCTTTCGCGATCCTGTTCCTTGGCATTCTGGCCGTGGTCGTGATGCTCGCGCGCAGGCCGCGGGCGCCGGCATCCGCAACGACGGGGCTCAGCTCGGAAGAGCAGGACGCCCTCGACAAGCTGTTGAAAGAGGACCCGCCGAAATGA
- the ccmI gene encoding c-type cytochrome biogenesis protein CcmI produces the protein MIFWGLAAILALLTALAFVWPVLKGSTETLDRADSAIAIFRDQLAEVDRDAERGLISDQEAAAARTEIQRRMLAADRARSGKDARKGGAGLLLLFAALTPVAGAALYTQLGAPGIASQPFAERQAERDEKQNLGALTAQLRTRLLDDPGGGETRGWELLASTYMNMGRFSDAVQAFARIVERDDATSATWSQYAEALISAENGIVTKPAEDATARALELDPDNPAGTYYRAVALDQAGQTLDARKLLLDRVARAETPQPWMPAFLQEANRMGANFALQPVTLGDFFEAPRGPSAEDVEAAQEMSPEEQQAFIRTMVDNLADRLEDEPGNLQGWLQLARAYMVLGERDNARGALESAKKLTDALPENDARRETVEQGLRELGG, from the coding sequence ATGATCTTCTGGGGCCTTGCCGCCATTCTCGCGCTTCTGACCGCGCTGGCCTTCGTTTGGCCGGTCCTTAAAGGCTCGACCGAGACGCTCGACCGCGCCGACAGCGCCATTGCGATCTTTCGCGACCAGCTGGCCGAAGTTGATCGCGACGCCGAGCGCGGCCTGATCTCCGATCAGGAAGCCGCCGCCGCGCGCACTGAAATTCAGCGCCGGATGCTGGCCGCCGACCGCGCGCGCTCCGGCAAGGATGCCCGCAAGGGCGGGGCGGGTCTGCTGCTGCTGTTCGCGGCTCTGACCCCGGTCGCAGGCGCGGCGCTCTACACCCAACTCGGTGCCCCCGGGATTGCATCGCAACCCTTCGCCGAGCGGCAGGCGGAGCGGGACGAGAAGCAAAACCTCGGCGCGCTGACCGCGCAGCTGCGCACGCGCCTGCTCGACGATCCGGGCGGCGGTGAGACCCGTGGCTGGGAGCTTCTGGCAAGCACTTACATGAACATGGGCCGCTTCTCGGATGCGGTGCAGGCCTTTGCGCGCATTGTCGAGCGCGACGACGCCACCTCCGCCACGTGGTCGCAATATGCCGAGGCGCTGATTTCTGCCGAAAACGGCATCGTCACGAAGCCCGCGGAGGACGCGACAGCCCGCGCGCTTGAACTGGATCCCGACAATCCGGCGGGCACCTATTACCGCGCCGTGGCCCTTGATCAGGCGGGCCAGACGCTCGATGCGCGCAAGCTGCTTCTCGACCGGGTCGCGCGCGCCGAGACCCCTCAGCCTTGGATGCCCGCCTTCCTGCAGGAAGCCAACCGCATGGGGGCGAATTTCGCGCTGCAACCCGTGACTTTAGGTGACTTCTTCGAGGCCCCGCGCGGACCCTCCGCCGAGGATGTTGAAGCGGCGCAAGAGATGAGCCCCGAAGAGCAGCAGGCCTTCATCCGAACGATGGTCGACAATCTTGCGGACCGGCTCGAAGATGAGCCCGGTAACCTGCAAGGCTGGCTGCAACTGGCGCGCGCCTACATGGTGCTGGGTGAGCGGGACAATGCGCGCGGCGCGCTGGAAAGCGCCAAGAAGTTGACGGACGCCCTGCCCGAAAACGACGCCCGTCGCGAAACAGTCGAACAGGGCTTGCGGGAACTTGGCGGCTAG
- a CDS encoding protein-disulfide reductase DsbD family protein, with protein sequence MRILGLVLLWLSVLAVPLAAASSLAFQSDRLTARLITAENSVTPDAGTISAALELELAPGWKTYWKSPGAVGYAPELDWSGAANVARADILYPAPTRFEAFEIENYGYADAVTFPLQIMLDEAGETVVLSVEANVLVCEELCVPEMFTLSVTLPAGTSGIDAAAAERIADAAARVPGAPEDAGITAAYFMDDTSLQVEAVSATPFTDPHVFPDLGPNATFGPPEVSLSSDRREALIRLPVQSLPDAPPAMELTLTDGARAAVITPAEMAAGPFQNVAGPGLWSVVLIALLGGLILNIMPCVLPVLAVKFTSALKAADQSPARIRAGFVVSALGVLCFMWALAAVLLAVRAGGGSIGWGTQFQNPVFLGVMIAIMVAFAANMAGLFEITLPQRLNTKMAQMESGPGLLGDFSTGALAAVLATPCSAPFLGTAVTFALAGSALDTLVIFTALGLGLALPYLLVALRPSLVQALPTPGPWMVRVRWVMAACLLATALWLGFVLLGVSGALVAGILATLLVTGVVVLTIPKAKRVAFALFAAAIFVPAILAPAPAPVAPERAWAVFSEQAIAERVAAGDIVFVDITASWCLTCKANKARVLNRGAVADTLASDGVTALRGDWTRPDEAILTYLQDNGRFGIPFNKVYGPSAPQGIALPEFLTQDAVMEAVAQAR encoded by the coding sequence ATGAGGATCCTTGGCCTAGTTCTTTTGTGGCTGTCCGTGCTGGCAGTGCCGCTTGCCGCGGCAAGCTCGCTGGCGTTCCAGAGCGACCGCCTTACCGCGCGGCTGATCACGGCTGAAAACAGCGTAACGCCGGATGCGGGCACGATCTCGGCCGCGCTGGAGCTGGAGCTTGCACCTGGCTGGAAGACCTACTGGAAATCTCCCGGCGCGGTCGGATACGCGCCGGAGCTGGACTGGTCCGGCGCAGCGAACGTCGCCCGCGCGGACATCCTCTACCCCGCCCCGACCCGGTTCGAGGCCTTCGAGATCGAGAATTACGGCTATGCCGACGCCGTCACCTTCCCGCTACAGATCATGCTCGACGAAGCGGGTGAAACGGTGGTCTTAAGCGTCGAGGCGAATGTGCTGGTGTGCGAGGAGCTGTGTGTGCCGGAGATGTTCACCCTATCGGTGACGCTTCCCGCGGGCACGTCGGGTATCGACGCAGCGGCCGCCGAAAGGATCGCCGATGCGGCTGCCCGTGTCCCCGGCGCGCCGGAGGACGCGGGGATTACAGCCGCCTACTTCATGGATGACACGTCCTTGCAGGTCGAGGCGGTCAGCGCCACGCCCTTCACGGACCCGCATGTGTTCCCCGACCTTGGACCCAACGCGACCTTCGGGCCGCCGGAGGTCAGCCTGAGTTCCGACCGGCGTGAGGCGCTGATCCGGCTTCCTGTCCAGTCGCTGCCTGACGCCCCACCCGCGATGGAGCTGACGCTGACCGATGGCGCGCGCGCGGCCGTCATCACGCCCGCCGAAATGGCCGCGGGTCCGTTTCAGAATGTGGCCGGTCCGGGCCTGTGGTCGGTCGTGCTGATCGCCCTTCTGGGCGGGTTGATCCTGAACATCATGCCCTGCGTTTTGCCGGTGCTGGCGGTGAAATTCACCTCTGCGCTGAAGGCCGCCGACCAGTCGCCCGCGCGCATCCGGGCGGGCTTCGTCGTCTCCGCGCTTGGTGTGCTCTGCTTCATGTGGGCGCTGGCCGCGGTGCTGCTGGCGGTCCGCGCGGGGGGCGGCTCCATCGGGTGGGGGACGCAATTTCAGAACCCCGTCTTTCTGGGCGTGATGATCGCCATCATGGTGGCGTTCGCCGCGAATATGGCGGGGCTGTTCGAGATCACTTTGCCGCAGCGGCTGAACACGAAAATGGCGCAGATGGAAAGCGGGCCGGGCCTGCTGGGCGACTTTTCGACCGGCGCGTTGGCGGCGGTGTTGGCGACGCCCTGCTCTGCCCCGTTTCTTGGCACCGCCGTGACATTCGCGCTGGCAGGCAGCGCGCTTGACACATTGGTGATCTTCACCGCACTCGGGCTGGGCCTCGCCCTGCCCTATCTGCTGGTCGCGTTGCGGCCGTCGCTGGTGCAGGCCCTGCCGACGCCTGGCCCGTGGATGGTGCGGGTCCGGTGGGTGATGGCTGCATGTCTGTTGGCGACCGCGCTATGGCTCGGCTTTGTGCTGCTGGGGGTGTCTGGCGCTTTGGTTGCCGGTATTCTGGCGACGTTGCTTGTGACGGGCGTCGTTGTGTTGACGATCCCGAAGGCCAAGCGCGTGGCATTCGCCCTATTCGCTGCGGCGATCTTCGTGCCTGCGATCCTTGCTCCGGCGCCTGCCCCGGTCGCGCCAGAGCGGGCGTGGGCCGTCTTTTCAGAGCAAGCCATTGCAGAGCGCGTGGCTGCCGGGGATATCGTCTTCGTCGATATCACGGCGAGCTGGTGCCTGACCTGCAAGGCCAACAAGGCCCGGGTGCTGAACCGCGGCGCGGTGGCCGACACTCTGGCGTCAGACGGGGTGACGGCCCTGCGTGGCGACTGGACCCGGCCCGACGAGGCAATCCTGACCTACCTGCAAGACAATGGCCGCTTTGGCATCCCGTTCAACAAGGTCTACGGGCCGAGCGCGCCGCAAGGCATCGCATTGCCAGAGTTTCTGACCCAGGATGCGGTGATGGAGGCCGTGGCGCAGGCGCGCTAG
- a CDS encoding DsbA family protein has protein sequence MTRFATTALALCLAATTAAPAQDLSDEALRDLILQTIRDNPEVVMEAIELLQARQEEEAAAAAQAVLSSNRDALERDPNAPVMGNPEGDVTIVEFFDYNCGYCRRVFGDVKKLVEGDDNVRIVMREWPILGEESVFAARASLASRKQGKYEEFHVALMENQGRANEATVMRIAKDLGMDTDQLRADMDAPEVVAHLQISQQLTQALGFNGTPAFVFGDELVPGAIQIEQMEALVADIRDQAG, from the coding sequence ATGACCCGCTTCGCCACCACCGCGCTTGCCCTTTGTCTCGCCGCGACGACCGCCGCCCCCGCGCAAGACCTTTCTGACGAGGCGTTGCGCGATCTGATCCTGCAGACCATCCGTGACAATCCAGAGGTGGTGATGGAAGCGATCGAGCTTCTGCAAGCCCGCCAGGAGGAAGAGGCCGCCGCCGCCGCACAAGCCGTGCTGTCATCGAACCGTGACGCGCTGGAGCGTGATCCCAATGCGCCCGTCATGGGCAACCCGGAGGGCGACGTCACCATTGTCGAGTTCTTTGACTACAATTGCGGCTATTGCCGCCGGGTCTTTGGCGATGTGAAGAAACTGGTCGAAGGCGATGACAATGTGCGTATCGTGATGCGCGAATGGCCGATCTTGGGAGAAGAAAGCGTCTTCGCCGCCCGCGCATCTTTGGCATCCCGCAAACAGGGAAAATACGAAGAGTTCCATGTCGCGCTGATGGAAAACCAAGGTCGCGCCAATGAGGCGACTGTTATGCGGATCGCAAAGGATCTTGGCATGGACACGGATCAGTTGCGCGCCGACATGGACGCCCCCGAGGTTGTGGCCCACCTGCAAATCAGCCAGCAATTGACCCAAGCGCTCGGCTTCAATGGAACGCCCGCCTTCGTGTTCGGTGACGAGCTGGTGCCCGGCGCGATCCAGATTGAACAGATGGAAGCGCTGGTCGCGGATATCCGCGACCAGGCCGGTTAA
- a CDS encoding cytochrome d ubiquinol oxidase subunit II, translated as MELFGDPAVWLPFTFAALMGLSILIYVVLDGFDLGVGLLMPLSDEAEKDRLVASIGPFWDANETWLVLAIGLLLVAFPPAHGVILTSLYLPVAIMLFGLILRGVSFEFRAKAPIAQKRFWNGAFFTGSLMASLSQGFMLGMYVMGLQWTWINAGFATLTALFLTVGYSFIGAAWLIHKTDGVLQAKAVGWAKGGIWGLILGIGAISLATPFVSDRLFDKWFSYPAMLYLAPLPILSAALVGYIWWKLRRLPYYDDRYNWTPFAAASALFALSFGGMAYSFYPYVVPEQITIYEAASAPESLFIILLGTLWVLPAILGYTILSYFIFRGKATELRYD; from the coding sequence ATGGAATTATTCGGAGACCCGGCCGTCTGGCTGCCGTTCACCTTCGCCGCCCTCATGGGGTTGTCGATCCTGATCTACGTGGTGCTCGACGGGTTTGACCTGGGCGTGGGGCTACTCATGCCCTTGTCCGACGAGGCCGAGAAAGATCGCCTTGTCGCCTCCATCGGGCCGTTTTGGGACGCGAATGAGACTTGGTTGGTCTTGGCCATTGGCTTGCTGCTGGTGGCCTTCCCGCCCGCCCATGGGGTAATTTTGACATCGCTCTACTTACCCGTGGCGATCATGCTGTTCGGTTTGATCCTGCGAGGCGTGTCGTTCGAGTTCCGGGCGAAAGCCCCGATAGCCCAGAAACGCTTTTGGAATGGCGCATTCTTCACCGGCTCTCTGATGGCGTCGCTGTCCCAAGGGTTCATGTTGGGTATGTACGTGATGGGGCTGCAATGGACGTGGATCAATGCGGGCTTTGCCACGCTAACGGCATTGTTCCTGACCGTGGGCTACAGCTTCATCGGCGCGGCGTGGTTGATCCACAAGACCGACGGCGTCTTGCAGGCGAAGGCCGTCGGTTGGGCGAAGGGCGGCATTTGGGGATTGATCCTTGGTATCGGTGCTATCTCGTTGGCGACACCGTTTGTCAGCGATCGGTTGTTCGACAAGTGGTTCTCATATCCTGCGATGCTCTACCTCGCGCCGTTGCCGATCCTGTCGGCGGCGCTGGTGGGATACATCTGGTGGAAATTGCGGCGGCTGCCCTACTACGACGACCGCTACAATTGGACGCCGTTCGCAGCGGCCTCGGCGCTGTTTGCGCTGTCCTTTGGTGGAATGGCCTACAGCTTCTACCCGTATGTCGTGCCGGAGCAGATTACGATTTACGAGGCGGCATCGGCGCCGGAGAGCTTGTTCATCATCTTGCTCGGAACGCTTTGGGTGTTGCCCGCGATCCTCGGGTACACGATCCTGAGCTACTTCATCTTCCGCGGCAAGGCGACCGAGCTGCGCTACGATTGA